CACCATCCCCCGTGCTCTGATTCGCCAATTCCACCTCGACTTCCACTTCGTCGCCGATTTACTCATACCCCACGAAAATCAGCTCGTCGACGCCCTCGTCGACACGGGCGTGCAAAACCTCACCCTCGAAGCCTCTGGCAACGGATTTTTGTATCTCAGCGACAGGGAAAACTGCTGCATCTTCAACATCAAGTCGCTGAGGAGTCTCATCTTGAACAGAAGCTGCTTCAGGGTTTCGAAATACTCAGATCGCCGTCCCCTCTCGCCCTTGGGCTGCGCCTTCCTCACCATTCTTGAAATGAAATTCAGCGTCGTTAGCGATGATTTCCTGTGCAACCTCCTCGCCTCCTGCCCTTTCCTCGAGACACTCCATCTCTTCCGTTGCTATTTGCGCCAGCATGGCATGGACAAGATAAGCTTCCACTCCGCCCCCATCAAGCGTTTAATCCTGTTCCAGATCCACATGCTTCCCTCCATCTTCACCATCGACGTCCGCGCCCCACAGCTCGAGCTTCTCATCATGGACGTCGTCACCACGATTCGCATAGAAGCCCCCAAGGTCCGGAACGCGTCGCTCCTTCTCTCCCTAAAGTCCCGGCAGATCCTCTAGATGCATTGATGAACCTTTTCGGAGCTTCTTTTCCGAGTCGAACCGCTACGCTCTTGCTGAATTCTAGGAAAATCCCAAACGTGAGAGAAGATCGATCATTCGATCGATCAAGCTGACCGACCTTCTTAATTTTCATGTATACTTTGTTTGattgatatatatatacatcTATACTtacaaaaattgttttaattgaCAGAACCTATTAGCAGCAATAAACGGAATTGATTCAGTTAATTCGGTCTTCAAGCTCGACTTCAATTTGAAAGATCAATCATCGACTACGATATTCACCGAGTTATTGAAAAAGTGCAATGACTGCAATACCAAATTTGATATACATGTAAATCCTACGCATATGGAGAGCAGCACTGAAGTAGCAAAGGACGACCAACACTTGCTCCATCGTTCGACAGGATTGGAAATGATTAACTTACAAATGAAGATGTCAAAGAGAAGATTTGAAGGGGTTCTCTCAAatcagaagaagatgaagaaattcaAGGATACCGGATTGGAAATGCTGAGAAGACGCACCAACAAAGAGCAATTTATGGATATATTAGCATCCCAAGAATCTCTGTTCAAAGTATCATCCGTTATTGATAattgttttgaaatgaaaatttaatgtttttaattaatttttagtttttggaATAAATTTATTTAGGTTTATTAGAATATTTCATTAGGAAAAGTAAATAGTGCTATGAATGTATAAAAGGGATcagtaatgtatatatttttcAAGGCCTATTAAAGTCAAATTCTTCCTAAAacctaaattttatttttctccttaAATCATAGATTTTGACTACCAATACCTTAAAAAAAATACAACCGTTGCGCAACTAAGGGATAATTAGTTAGATCTTAATTAATTATCtgtgttagaattttttttatttacttatcAAAGTTAttcaaactcttttttaaaaaaatccttataAGTTAAACTGGACTATGTATCTTACCACATATAAGAGAGTGAAAGAACCTattgaataaaattaaaattaaaattgattccTCTAGATGTAAATTGacgacttaaaatatttttaaaaaattaaaattttaacatgcataaGATCAAGAGAGTGTAAAGAAAGTTATTAATATTGTCCCATCATAAATTAAGGTATTTAAGTTCATATtatgataaaaagaaaattaaattttttaaataatcccTAAATTGATAGAGGTTATGAATCAAGAGTTTTTTTAATATCCTGAGAATTAGTCGAGCCAAAGAAATATATTAGACTAAATTACTTAATATTTCATCTTTGGATGATTAAAGTGGTGATGCTTTGATTAAAATAGTATCAAAGTGGTGATGCTAATTAATAGCAAGGTAATGATGAATTGATGAAATTAGCACTAAAGTGGTGATGTCAAAACAATACTAAAATGGTAATGCCTTGTTTAAAATAGAACTAAGTGGtggtattttaagttttaatgcgccaaaataatttttaattttctttttatatatataattattatgaaaatataaaattttaaattttgttacttttattaaggttcttttaattttataattttttataatattcttttatatgtttttaaaaaatttaattttttgtcaaCAATAAAGAAGCCCATCAATGTTGGCTATTAATTTATAAACAACAAAAACTTAATTAGTTATAGAATAAGGCACTAAGTTTGAGTATATATCTACGTTATACCAAACGAAAAAGAAAAACGAATAGCAAAATATCTGGTTGATGATCTCAATCAGATAGGTCACGCTGAAAAGAAGCATAGTCCTTAAATAATgagttgaaggcgtcttcaacccTTGAAGGTGCTTTCGTGCCTTTATGGAAGATACCTTCAACCACTTAAAAGTGCCTTAGACTTGGCAAACAGTAGTCGTTAGCCGAAGATAAGACTTTATCTTCAGTGATAATCTTTGccatgctggaggcaccttccaccctATTGAAGACGTCTTCCAGattcggataagatttttcaggggctataaaaagatcctTGGACCTAGGAAAGTagcaacaacttctgtattaactttCTTAGTCATTCTTGAGCTGTCACCCTCTCTTGGTGGCCCTGCTGCACCAACAGTCTATTCGTCTATCAGgatctgtaaaaaaaaaaaaaaaaatcaaaaacatcCAAATGTATTATCATAGAAGAACCAAGAATTGTGCTATTATCTTGAAAGATAACATTTGTCTTTATATCTTTTGCTTTTCCCTTTAAAGAAGCTTGGTAGAGATCAGTAGGGTATTTTGGTGTACGACAAATACGTGACCAATGTTCTTTCATGTCACATCTATAATATGAATTTTCTGATTTCTTTTCATCACTATCTTGTgcattttaaatccttttaccATTGCCATTTGTCCATTCCTGGTGAACATTATTGTTAATCTACTTCTAGTGagttgttttgtttcttttattataATCACCATTATAGAAGATGTGTATTCTTAGTAATTTCTCAAATTCGagatagataaataaattttttaagaatcttttttttactttttaaatttatttttctataatttataatttttttattaagacTCAAgagctaaaaaaaaataaaattatatataaatttagagGATTATTAGGAGTTTATAAGGAcataaattttaaacataattgaGATGTTTGGTGCTATTAAtgatttttaatcaaaattattgatgaaaataaattaagaaaaatgaataatataatttgatataaatctaatttttttgGGCAGTTAATGATTTGtatatgaaaatatttaatgaaataattaattaaatatgttttttttactttgattcaatttaaattaaaaaattttatttttattttgatttagaattgaaatagatataaaaaatattttacaaaaagtGCACCTTTAGAAATTCTCATTACTTGTGTGCAACTTTTGGAAATTCCGAAGCATTTTGTaactcatttttttaattttaatttaggattaaaatagatgagaaaaatattttagaaaagagTGCGCCTTCGAAAATTCTCAACGCACGCGATCCacgtttgaaaattctaaaatctGCCCTTCGTAACTCACtgcttttactttttttttttttttattgttttaatttaagattaaaaaatattttacaaaagagTACGCTTTTGGAAATTCTCAACACCTACGTGTCGCCAAAACCTTCCCTTTGCAACCTGCCTTTATATCttcactatttttattatttttttattattttaatttaagacgCAAATAGACGAGAAAACTGGTATGGACacctttgtgttttttttaaaaaaaaaaaataaataagaccCCTAGCCCCTAGGTGTCCTTTGTAGAATAATTCAAACCCTTTGTATTATTTAATTTAGGGTTAATAACTTTAACCCCTTTATATTTTATAGTAAATTGCATTTTACCCCCTTCTATTTAAAAAAACTACACTTAACCCCCTTTGACACTTTATATTTTATAGTAAATTACATTTTACCCCCTTCTATTTAAAAAAACTACACTTAACCCCCTTTGACATAagtaaaaaagagaaaaatgtAAATGACCAAAATAATCCTAACCTAAATCAAACTtttagaagaaaatgaaaaataaaaataaaaataatttcgtAAGATCATTGAAAGCTTAATAATAACTCAACTTGATTTATATATAGGCCCAAAATCTTACTTGTTCCTAGAAAAAATATCCTCACAAAATTCACACATACACCAgcataaataatagaaaaatattaACTCTGAGAGAAGTAATCAGTCAAAAATTCATTCCACCAAACAAAAGAGAGCCAGAATtttaaattgataaatcaaaattaagtaAAGATATAATAaagtttatcattaaaaattaaaatgaagatCCTTTGATGATTTATAATgataaactttattttaatttttaatgataaattttattttatcattatttaattttGACTCATCAATTTAAATTTTTGGTTTTTTTTGTTTGGTGGAATGAGTTTTTGATTGATTATCCCTCTCGGAGTTGCTATTTTTTTGTTATTGATGTTGGTGCATGTGTGAATTTTGCGAGGATATTTTTTCTAGGAACAAATAAGATTTTGGGCCTATATATAAATCATGTTGGGTTAAGGTTAAGTTTTCTCTTttggaattatttttatttttatttttcatttttttctaaaaGTCTGATTTAGGTTAGGGTTATTTTGatcatttatttttttctcttttttaattATATCAAAGGGGGATTAAGTGTAGTTTTTTAAATAGAGAGGGTAAAATGCAACCTGCTATAAAATACAAGAAGATTTAAAGTTATTAACTCTTTAATTTATACAGAAAATAGTAATTAATTTCAACGCATAAAAATTAACAAATAGGTTCTTTAAGGTTTTTTATACTTGAAGGAGTTTGCTAGCTTTAGCATATACAGAAGCTAGCTTTTACATACCGTAGAAGGTAACAATTAATTTCTGCAGGTTGTAGAACTTAGTAAACTTAAGTTAGCATCTAGATTTTAGACGATTAAATgattaagtaatatttttaataatttaatcatgATTAAACATGTTGAAATTAACATGTAATTTTTACAATGGGTAGAAGACATTGTAGAAGTTAGCTGATAACTTCttcatattatagaagttagcCGATAATTTTTACAATAGGATTGAATCCAGAGATAAAGGATGCTCATATTTTTAGAGggaagtttatttaattttttttaaaaaagacgaTGATCATAAAAAAACATATATGATGGTCgacattttaattttttgactAAACTATTTAATTTTTGGTCAAACtatttcaagtgtcataaaagcatgggaaccctaaattaatatcatagcaattattaTAAGGAGCatcataagcataattaggttgggttccaagtttcctaggcccttaaacttgttgtggcctaAATCCTTTAAGGCTTAGAACTAAGTTTCAAGGGTCATAAAAATATGGAAACCCTAAactaatttcatagcaattattacaaggaataacatgagcataattaggttaggttctaagtttcctaggcccttaaacttattgtggccgaaagttcatggggcatgaaaacaagttctaaccacactacaacatgagcatgtcatattaatttcataacttgtcttaaagaggatcatggcatgattagtttaggtttaacaattttctaggcccctaatcctatcatggccgaatatttatgagcatggaataaggttcaatcatcatataggcatgagcatatcatgttaacaactttctcatcatgaggtacatatcataaaacaaaaaggagcatgtttggtttgagtcttaacttacctatttcctttattcatgtttggccgagagtctagggatatgactctaagttctaaccaaacatttctagcatatgaacattagataaatccctaccataagatacatgttacaagaagcatattgagcatgtcaaaatttaggtctttacatttcctaggtccttctttttggtcttgtcttggccgaaaatttcatgaaggtatcctaggtttttaggcaaccaaatctcatagaaaatacacaagctattgtaccacaggtgagggaaacttacatcctttcgcttgtggtttttcttaaggaaaaaggtatcctaagtgccaaggaaggagagagcttcttcttcttgcacctccttttgcttctcttgcttggaaggggtagatcttgaaggcttcttctcgaaatttagttttcttggagaggaattTAGCTTaccttttggaataaggagagggaggggctcttggtttcggtggagaatgaagaaggagaaggaaggaggaagaaaaagaatttaatctcttgtttttcttctcccaatcaatttattcctttgcaaatgaaacatgtcttcattcattccctcaactcctcttttccctcattcctttaattcccacgaaaataga
This window of the Zingiber officinale cultivar Zhangliang chromosome 3B, Zo_v1.1, whole genome shotgun sequence genome carries:
- the LOC121968205 gene encoding uncharacterized protein LOC121968205; this translates as MTDQNNKRRREQGGRLEDRLTSLHDDLLIFILSFLSIKQRVALSAVCARFRLLQPSIPRLDAFRLEVRFPSDGVDVHKDLTIPRALIRQFHLDFHFVADLLIPHENQLVDALVDTGVQNLTLEASGNGFLYLSDRENCCIFNIKSLRSLILNRSCFRVSKYSDRRPLSPLGCAFLTILEMKFSVVSDDFLCNLLASCPFLETLHLFRCYLRQHGMDKISFHSAPIKRLILFQIHMLPSIFTIDVRAPQLELLIMDVVTTIRIEAPKVRNASLLLSLKSRQIL